Within Pseudomonas alloputida, the genomic segment GCAAAATCCCGAAACACATCAGACATCGAGAACACGCGGATGAATGCTGCCTTGTTCAGTTGCAGGCAGAAGGTGTCTTCCCCGGCCAGGTGCTCGGTGCGGGTTGCCCGCTCACCCAGCAGGGCTGCCAGCGGGAAGCACTCCCCGCTGGTGATCTCGAACGTGGTTTCGACACCCGGTTTGGCCAGGTGCTGGCGCTCGCCAACCACGCGTCCCTGCTTGACGATGTAGAAGTGCTCGACCGGCCCGTCGGCAGGTTTGACGATGCTTTCACCGCAGGCGTAGAAGCGCAGCTGGCACTGCTCGACCAAGAAGGCCAGGTGGCTGTGCTCCATCTGATTGAACGGCGGAAAGCGCTGCAGGAACTGCAATGTGCCCTGGATGTTTTGCAGTACCGCTGTCTTGCCCGCCTGGCTATAGGCGTCCTTTTTGCTCATGAAACTGACCGTATCGCTATGCCGAACTATATATATCTATATATAGGTACCGGCCATGTTGTTCTCTGCCTCCATGGTCGGCTTGCGGCGGGGTGGTGCCCATTGGACGTAAGTCTATGAGCGCCCTTGTCAAAGACCCGACGAAAGGCGAAACGGGTTACGCGAGTAATGCGGTCCTAATGCTGAAGCGGAATTTTTTTGACGAGATGAGCATGCCTGAGCACACCGACATCCTGAGCGACGCCGAGCGCGAGGCCTTGGCCGTGATAAACCAAAGTGCGCCTGTGGCAGCCAGACCGTTGGTGCTGGTGGTGGATGACAACGCGGTTAACCGGGAGGCGCTGATCCTGTACCTGAAAAGCCGGGGCATCGATGCGGTGGGGGCGGATGGGGCCGAGGAAGCCAGGTTGTACCTGCACTATCAGAAGCGTATCGGCTTGATGATTACCGATTTGCGCATGCAG encodes:
- a CDS encoding response regulator, which translates into the protein MSALVKDPTKGETGYASNAVLMLKRNFFDEMSMPEHTDILSDAEREALAVINQSAPVAARPLVLVVDDNAVNREALILYLKSRGIDAVGADGAEEARLYLHYQKRIGLMITDLRMQPESGLDLIRTIRASERAALSIIVVSGDTDVEEAVDVMHLGVVDFLLKPVDLGKLLELVNKELKIG